In a single window of the Rhineura floridana isolate rRhiFlo1 chromosome 3, rRhiFlo1.hap2, whole genome shotgun sequence genome:
- the LOC133380921 gene encoding cholinesterase-like translates to MMAPGVAMMSRLCRALSCLLLLGLSSASEEDTVVVTSSGPIRGKSLMTASGTVTAFLGIPYAEPPVGKLRFQMPSLHQPWSHILEAISFGNSCYQESLEPSSYHEELNLESTLPLSEDCLFLNVWVPYPRPSAPAPVLVWIHGGGFFSGSGSLDRSFLAATENIIVASMNYRLGALGFLSLPPEAPGNAGLWDQHLALSWLRENIAVFGGDPTHLTLGGQSAGAASVGFHLLSPMSQDLFAQATLQSGAAISPWAWVRSDEAKVRGRTLGQIVGCAEGDDRTVVSCLQEKDPGEIVKKLPILRQKALLDTPFVPTTDGEFLPDDPRKLLEAGRSLGKPILTGFTPDEGSLFLSENAPGFSLYSDSLINRKQLLEGLHLVAPEMPESAIEAAALIYSQEEHGEERYRNALVKASGDYHFLCPVAVVATQMAEAGSPVFAYSFSHRPSFMSPVADWTGVPHCAELPYMFGDPLSMPGGNFTYPEAEVILSQRVMKYWGQFVRTGSPDGENGGQWPIYTGESFFRISTEPAQTEEVSATCYCGFWEWLAIEESRDSDLMA, encoded by the exons ATGATGGCTCCAGGAG TTGCCATGATGTCCAGGCTGTGCCGAGCACTTTCATGCCTGCTCCTGCTGGGCCTCAGTTCCGCCTCTGAAGAAGATACTGTGGTGGTCACAAGCAGCGGTCCCATCCGAGGCAAAAGCCTCATGACCGCTTCTGGCACGGTGACAGCTTTCTTGGGAATCCCCTATGCCGAACCTCCTGTGGGGAAGCTGCGTTTTCAGATGCCCAGTCTCCACCAGCCTTGGAGCCACATCCTGGAGGCCATCAGCTTTGGTAATTCCTGCTACCAAGAGAGTCTAGAGCCTTCCAGCTATCATGAAGAGCTAAACTTGGAATCTACCTTGCCACTCTCTGAAGATTGCCTGTTCCTCAATGTCTGGGTGCCTTATCCTCGACCCTCTGCACCAGCCCCTGTCCTTGTCTGGATCCATGGAGGTGGTTTTTTCAGTGGGTCTGGCTCCCTTGATAGGAGCTTCCTAGCGGCCACTGAGAATATCATTGTGGCTTCTATGAACTATCGGCTAGGTGCTCTGGGATTCCTCTCACTACCACCAGAGGCTCCAGGGAATGCTGGTTTGTGGGACCAACATCTGGCATTGAGCTGGCTGAGGGAGAACATTGCTGTCTTTGGAGGAGATCCAACCCACCTCACTCTAGGTGGTCAAAGTGCCGGGGCTGCATCAGTTGGTTTCCACCTCCTTTCACCAATGAGTCAGGATCTCTTTGCTCAGGCCACTTTACAAAGTGGAGCTGCCATTTCCCCCTGGGCTTGGGTGAGGTCTGATGAAGCCAAGGTCAGAGGACGAACCCTGGGCCAGATTGTGGGCTGTGCTGAGGGTGATGACAGAACTGTGGTAAgctgcctgcaggagaaagaccCAGGAGAGATAGTGAAGAAGTTGCCTATCCTAAGACAGAAGGCTTTGTTGGATACGCCCTTTGTGCCAACGACAGATGGGGAGTTCCTTCCAGATGACCCTCGGAAACTTCTGGAAGCTGGGAGATCCTTGGGCAAACCCATCCTGACTGGCTTCACCCCCGATGAAGGCTCCCTCTTCCTCTCCGAGAATGCTCCTGGTTTCAGCCTATACAGTGACAGCCTGATTAACCGCAAGCAGCTTTTGGAGGGCCTCCATTTGGTGGCcccagagatgcctgaaagtgcCATTGAGGCCGCAGCATTAATTTACAGTCAGGAGGAGCATGGGGAAGAGAGGTATCGGAATGCCTTGGTCAAAGCTTCTGGGGACTACCACTTCTTGTGCCCTGTGGCTgtagtggccacccagatggcAGAAGCCGGAAGCCCAGTTTTTGCCTACTCCTTCAGTCACCGTCCCTCCTTTATGTCCCCAGTCGCTGACTGGACTGGAGTGCCCCACTGTGCTGAGCTCCCCTATATGTTTGGCGACCCACTTTCTATGCCAGGAGGCAACTTCACATATCCAGAGGCCGAGGTCATACTGAGCCAAAGAGTTATGAAGTATTGGGGACAGTTTGTAAGGACTGG GTCTCCTGATGGGGAAAATGGCGGACAATGGCCCATCTACACAGGAGAGAGTTTTTTCCGTATTAGCACAGAGCCAGCTCAGACCGAGGAGGTGTCTGCCACTTGTTACTGTGGCTTCTGGGAGTGGCTAGCCATTGAAGAATCTAGAG